TTGTTATGATAAAGTTTCCAGTTTTGTACtctcttcttatattttatttattattttccggTTAAAACTCTTTATTGCTGCTTTAAATCTTACAACCACCGTTCCACAAAGATGAGTAGATTTCATATCACAAAAACTATATTTCGTGTGGCATAAGATATGGTCCGTTAGAAATGTCGCTATATATAAGTCCGTTTCCGCCTAAGATTTACGCAGTATCACACAACAAATttatccctctctctctctttaattgttatatctctatctctctgtGTGAAAGAACACAATGGCACAACAAAGGATGGGTCCTTCTGGATTTCAACTCGCTGGAGACAACAGTTTCGACGACGGTGCACTAGACTTCGACAGCGTAAAGAATGTGTCCATTGGGGTTCGTGAAAAACAAATCGTTTTTATAAGCTTAACGTACTCGAGGGGCGAAAAAGATCAGACTATCACCCACGGAGAACAACCTAACGAGAACATGGAGGTTCTGTCTCTACACACCCTTTTTCATCTCTTTTACAAACGCATGCAGTCGATCGATATTGCCAATTACTTTAAATGCATTTAATTTATGTATGCAGATCGAGTTTGGAAAACTTGGAGGGTATTGTAAGACTGTCGGCGGCACGTACAAACGTGGAACTCCGCAGCTTCCAACAGGGTATATTAGCAACTTGTATTTTGTAACCTCCGAAGGACAGAAGACGGAATCGTACGTTCGAGCCGCTGCAGATGAGTCGGATGAGGCTTTCAGTTTCACTGCGGATGGGGAAACCCAATTGGTTGGATTATTCGGACGGTTCGGGCAGAAAGGATTAATCACGATAGGGGCGTTGTTTGCACCAGAATGAAGCCAAGATTAAAGAAGTAAGCAAAGATGAAGGAAGAAGctgatataattatataaagaagCGTATACAGAAAAATAAACATGTATGGAGTTACGTACATCAAAGTAACAAAATattgttagcaaaaaaaaaagtaataaaaggCAGCAGTGTAGAATTTCAGCATTATTTCAACCCGTAcgcaaatattttctttatacaTTAAACATTTCAAttacttta
This Brassica napus cultivar Da-Ae chromosome C6, Da-Ae, whole genome shotgun sequence DNA region includes the following protein-coding sequences:
- the LOC106405402 gene encoding uncharacterized protein LOC106405402 is translated as MAQQRMGPSGFQLAGDNSFDDGALDFDSVKNVSIGVREKQIVFISLTYSRGEKDQTITHGEQPNENMEIEFGKLGGYCKTVGGTYKRGTPQLPTGYISNLYFVTSEGQKTESYVRAAADESDEAFSFTADGETQLVGLFGRFGQKGLITIGALFAPE